The following proteins are co-located in the Planococcus plakortidis genome:
- a CDS encoding DEAD/DEAH box helicase — MEFWISDRHIRKLCGQTAYKKGQAFHMAGKVHIAEADDQSITAVVKGRNAFHVELTRSQAGKIHAECSCPPVGFVHTYCHHIAAVMISAEALGQRERPLAEQMFRLFEEDDKPAARLHRFDRRVPYHVEATIRSGTEGRLALTFRSGTAIMKNVRDPLRFVAALSNAQSEETAAIPYDPVRHSLEQPVLELLGVLDESNPQLGDNGKLFVSASDWERLLPVLRSMAHAKFENPLGEVLPFHVTDALPVSFRLDHGDSGYRLIVRGLERLHIFPKYGVALTEESIVQPASADMKRLSGLQELMQGAGEELPVEESQVAHMMKTVLPGLEKLGPVIVTEKAIEKIGETPLRAKLYLDRVRSRLLAGLEFHYGQLIINPCEEPDGTYRQYPGVFRQLDKERAIMDLMESGRLTKTDGGFYLQDEEAEYDFLYDTVPLLERWLEVYATTSVKMRIQKTLPGPKIRVNLPKDRTDWLEFRFDLGGIPEEELRGIIRAIREKKRYFRIPDGTLMSLETLGMAAFEEYLETMNIDEHNFERVQRVPLLEGMRLAGSLEQHELSEAGAEFARLLKELHHPWTQSQQLPARFEGILRDYQERGFSWFRLLAKYGFGGILADEMGLGKTVQSIAFVESVLEDIRMSDEPALIVAPSSLMYNWQAEFERFAPGIRMVIIDGPKAKRTQALKEPGDVYITSYPALRMDRGAYKDWSFHTIFFDEAQAFKNPATQTAKAVKELKARHRFALTGTPIENSLDELWSIFNVVFPALLPDRNQFAELRNADIAKRVRPFLLRRTKAEVLGEVPQKTERIEHSELHEEQKKLYTAYLAELRHEALKHLRDNSMRKNRIRILAGLTRLRQLCCHPSLFVEDYKGGSAKFDQLLEILEEARLTGRRVLVFSQFTGMLNIIGQSLLRSGRSYFYLDGSTPPKERVELCDRFNEGEENLFLISLKAGGTGLNLTGADTVILYDLWWNPAVEQQAADRAHRMGQKREVQVLRLVAKGTIEEKMYDLQLRKQDLVDEMIQSGPEAVQSMSEEDIREILMI; from the coding sequence ATGGAATTTTGGATCAGCGATCGACATATCCGTAAATTATGCGGCCAAACTGCCTATAAAAAAGGCCAGGCGTTCCATATGGCCGGAAAAGTCCATATTGCAGAAGCGGACGACCAGTCCATCACGGCGGTCGTCAAAGGGCGCAACGCATTCCATGTCGAGCTAACCCGTTCGCAAGCTGGAAAGATCCATGCAGAGTGCAGCTGTCCGCCTGTCGGATTCGTCCATACCTATTGCCATCATATTGCGGCGGTGATGATCTCCGCAGAAGCGCTTGGCCAGCGGGAGCGGCCGCTTGCTGAGCAGATGTTCCGCCTGTTCGAAGAAGACGATAAGCCTGCCGCCCGTTTGCATCGCTTCGACCGGCGCGTGCCTTATCACGTGGAAGCAACCATCCGCAGTGGAACCGAAGGGCGCTTGGCGCTGACGTTCAGGAGCGGCACGGCCATCATGAAAAATGTCCGGGACCCGCTGCGTTTCGTCGCGGCCTTGTCGAACGCCCAATCCGAGGAGACCGCAGCGATTCCGTACGACCCGGTCCGCCATTCGCTCGAACAGCCGGTCCTGGAGCTGCTCGGGGTGCTCGATGAAAGCAATCCGCAATTGGGGGACAATGGAAAATTATTCGTTTCCGCAAGCGATTGGGAGCGCCTATTGCCCGTGCTCCGGAGCATGGCGCATGCCAAATTCGAGAATCCCCTCGGTGAAGTGCTGCCGTTTCATGTAACGGATGCACTGCCGGTGTCATTCAGGCTGGACCATGGCGATAGCGGTTACCGCTTGATTGTCCGCGGGTTGGAGCGTCTTCACATTTTTCCGAAATACGGCGTCGCCTTGACGGAAGAATCGATTGTCCAGCCGGCCAGTGCTGACATGAAGCGTTTGTCGGGATTGCAGGAATTGATGCAAGGGGCAGGCGAGGAGCTGCCGGTGGAAGAAAGCCAAGTCGCCCATATGATGAAGACGGTGTTGCCTGGGCTAGAAAAGCTTGGGCCGGTCATCGTGACGGAAAAAGCCATCGAGAAGATCGGGGAAACGCCGCTGCGCGCGAAACTGTATCTCGACCGCGTGCGCAGCCGATTGCTCGCAGGCCTTGAATTTCATTACGGACAGCTCATCATCAATCCATGCGAAGAGCCCGACGGAACTTATCGTCAGTATCCGGGCGTGTTCCGCCAGCTTGATAAAGAACGGGCCATCATGGACTTGATGGAATCGGGGCGGCTGACGAAAACGGACGGCGGTTTTTATTTGCAGGACGAGGAAGCGGAGTATGATTTCCTTTACGATACGGTTCCGCTGCTTGAACGATGGCTCGAAGTTTATGCGACGACTTCGGTGAAAATGCGCATCCAAAAAACCTTGCCGGGGCCGAAAATCCGTGTCAATTTGCCGAAAGACCGGACCGATTGGCTGGAGTTCCGCTTCGATCTCGGGGGCATACCGGAAGAAGAGCTGCGGGGCATTATCCGTGCCATCCGTGAGAAAAAGCGCTATTTCCGCATCCCTGACGGTACGTTAATGTCGCTTGAAACACTAGGAATGGCGGCATTTGAAGAGTATTTGGAGACGATGAACATCGATGAACATAATTTTGAACGCGTCCAACGAGTGCCGCTGCTTGAAGGCATGCGGCTTGCCGGAAGCCTCGAACAGCATGAGTTATCGGAGGCCGGGGCGGAATTTGCGCGCTTGCTGAAAGAGCTGCACCATCCGTGGACGCAATCACAACAATTGCCGGCTCGTTTTGAAGGCATTTTGCGAGATTACCAAGAGCGCGGATTCAGCTGGTTCCGTCTGCTCGCGAAATATGGGTTCGGCGGCATCTTGGCCGATGAGATGGGACTCGGGAAAACGGTCCAGAGCATCGCTTTCGTGGAGTCTGTACTAGAAGATATCCGCATGAGCGACGAGCCGGCGCTGATCGTTGCGCCTTCTTCGCTTATGTACAATTGGCAAGCCGAATTCGAACGTTTCGCACCCGGGATCCGGATGGTCATCATCGACGGCCCGAAAGCAAAGCGGACGCAGGCCTTGAAAGAGCCAGGCGATGTGTACATCACTTCCTATCCGGCGTTGCGAATGGACCGCGGAGCCTATAAAGACTGGTCGTTCCATACGATCTTCTTCGACGAAGCGCAGGCGTTTAAGAATCCGGCGACCCAAACCGCAAAAGCCGTGAAAGAGCTGAAGGCGCGGCATCGTTTTGCGCTCACCGGGACGCCGATCGAAAACTCGCTCGATGAACTGTGGTCGATCTTTAATGTCGTCTTTCCGGCACTGCTTCCGGACCGCAACCAGTTTGCGGAACTGCGCAACGCCGATATCGCGAAGCGCGTGCGGCCGTTCCTGTTGCGCCGGACGAAAGCGGAAGTGCTTGGGGAAGTGCCTCAAAAGACCGAGCGTATCGAACATTCGGAGCTCCACGAAGAGCAGAAGAAACTGTACACGGCTTATCTAGCAGAACTGCGCCACGAAGCCTTGAAGCATCTGCGCGACAACAGCATGCGCAAAAACCGCATCCGTATTCTCGCGGGATTGACGCGCCTGCGGCAATTATGCTGCCACCCGTCGTTGTTTGTGGAAGATTACAAAGGGGGTTCGGCGAAGTTCGATCAATTGCTGGAGATCTTGGAAGAAGCGCGCTTGACCGGCCGCCGTGTGCTGGTGTTTTCACAGTTCACGGGCATGCTTAACATCATCGGGCAGTCGCTGTTGCGCTCGGGAAGATCGTATTTCTACTTGGATGGCTCGACGCCGCCGAAAGAGCGCGTGGAATTATGCGACCGTTTTAACGAAGGCGAGGAAAACCTGTTTTTGATTTCCTTGAAAGCGGGTGGCACTGGGCTCAATTTGACGGGTGCCGATACGGTCATCCTGTATGATTTGTGGTGGAACCCAGCAGTCGAGCAGCAGGCAGCGGACCGTGCGCACCGGATGGGGCAGAAGCGGGAAGTTCAAGTACTGCGTTTGGTGGCGAAGGGGACGATCGAAGAAAAAATGTATGACCTCCAGTTGCGCAAGCAGGATTTGGTGGATGAGATGATCCAATCCGGTCCGGAAGCCGTGCAGTCGATGAGCGAAGAAGACATTCGGGAGATTTTGATGATTTGA
- a CDS encoding SRPBCC family protein — MTRARQSIFIRAPIDEVFQFAKKPGNWTSFYNHLSKPERIDGGGEAGTEVETVFSIVGLRFPVTINVIRCERIGDEGFWEGIITGSFTAHQKSHYRSMENGTEATFELEIELPHSAFDRFTERLVYDRLERNTLRHTLENLKAACELER; from the coding sequence ATGACTCGTGCCCGTCAAAGCATATTCATCCGGGCGCCGATCGATGAAGTGTTCCAGTTCGCCAAGAAGCCCGGAAACTGGACAAGTTTTTACAATCATTTATCCAAACCCGAAAGGATTGACGGCGGCGGCGAAGCAGGGACGGAAGTCGAGACGGTGTTTTCCATTGTCGGTTTGCGCTTCCCTGTAACCATCAATGTAATCCGCTGCGAACGAATCGGCGATGAAGGATTCTGGGAAGGCATCATCACCGGCAGCTTCACCGCACATCAAAAAAGCCATTACCGGTCGATGGAAAACGGCACGGAAGCGACTTTTGAACTCGAAATCGAACTGCCGCACAGTGCGTTCGACCGTTTTACGGAGCGCCTCGTCTACGACCGGCTGGAACGTAACACACTTCGCCATACGCTCGAAAATCTCAAAGCGGCCTGTGAACTGGAGCGTTAA
- a CDS encoding SDR family oxidoreductase: protein MRLEGKVAIVTGAASGMGKSIAALYAKEGAKVIVSDINQQGADAVVEEIKSAGGEAIAVACNVAKEEDIQTLVDSAVAEFGTLDILVNNAGIMDNFEPAGDIEDESWERIFAINTTGVMRATRKALKVFLEKGSGNIINIASAGGLQGARAGATYTASKHAVVGFTKNTGFMYANSGIRCNAIAPGGVETNIGSTMTHINEFGMGRTQPGMGVNPRMGKPDEIAYVALFLASDESSFVNGTVITADSGWLAY from the coding sequence ATGAGATTGGAAGGAAAAGTAGCGATTGTCACCGGCGCAGCATCAGGCATGGGAAAATCCATTGCCGCTTTGTACGCCAAAGAAGGCGCGAAAGTCATCGTCTCCGATATAAACCAGCAAGGGGCCGATGCGGTGGTTGAAGAAATCAAATCCGCTGGCGGTGAAGCGATTGCCGTTGCTTGCAATGTTGCGAAAGAAGAGGATATCCAAACCTTGGTCGATAGCGCCGTCGCTGAATTCGGCACGCTCGATATCCTCGTCAACAACGCCGGCATCATGGACAATTTCGAACCGGCCGGCGATATCGAAGACGAGAGTTGGGAACGCATTTTCGCAATCAACACGACAGGCGTCATGCGCGCCACAAGGAAAGCGCTGAAAGTCTTCCTTGAAAAAGGCTCCGGCAATATCATCAACATCGCATCCGCTGGTGGATTGCAGGGAGCGCGTGCAGGCGCTACCTATACGGCCTCTAAGCATGCCGTTGTCGGTTTCACGAAAAATACCGGCTTTATGTACGCGAATAGCGGCATTCGTTGCAATGCCATCGCACCCGGCGGTGTCGAGACCAATATCGGCTCCACGATGACCCATATCAACGAATTCGGGATGGGCCGCACCCAACCTGGCATGGGCGTCAACCCGCGCATGGGCAAACCTGACGAAATTGCTTACGTCGCCTTGTTCCTCGCGTCCGATGAATCGAGCTTCGTCAACGGCACGGTCATCACGGCGGATTCCGGCTGGCTCGCTTATTGA
- a CDS encoding ECF transporter S component has product MQKTTAYSSSKTYDLIITSMLIALVFVATMLLNIRLPIAANGGLVHLGTTMLFTAALLFGPKKGAIAGAAGMGLFDLVSGWTLWAPITIIARGLQGYLVGKIAWSGGRGGESLGFNILAAALSIPVMVAIYYIGEAIIFSSWIIPAASIPGNLVQNAVGLALAIPVVAALKKTPYFRN; this is encoded by the coding sequence ATGCAAAAAACCACGGCTTATTCCAGTTCCAAAACCTATGACTTGATTATCACTTCGATGCTCATCGCGCTTGTTTTTGTGGCGACGATGTTACTCAATATCCGCTTGCCGATCGCGGCAAATGGCGGGCTTGTCCACCTTGGCACGACGATGCTGTTCACGGCAGCGCTATTGTTCGGGCCGAAAAAAGGCGCCATCGCCGGCGCTGCCGGAATGGGGCTCTTTGATTTAGTGTCCGGCTGGACGCTGTGGGCACCGATCACGATCATCGCTCGCGGCTTGCAAGGCTACCTAGTCGGGAAAATCGCCTGGTCTGGCGGGCGCGGCGGGGAAAGCCTCGGATTCAATATCCTGGCTGCGGCGCTTTCCATTCCAGTCATGGTCGCTATCTACTATATCGGTGAAGCGATCATCTTCAGCAGTTGGATCATCCCTGCTGCATCCATCCCAGGAAATCTGGTGCAAAACGCTGTCGGCCTGGCACTCGCCATCCCGGTCGTTGCCGCTTTGAAAAAAACGCCTTACTTCCGAAATTAA
- a CDS encoding GNAT family N-acetyltransferase, with amino-acid sequence MAQAGDALEITIRSYEEKDLEHIQKLNKKQGWTGLVEKHIQTKEAWKNSNIAYVAESQGQELIAYIRGVTDGSVSTYICELLVAQPFRGCGAGRKLLDFVHALHPDTRIDLLASSSSRSFYEEHEFRPFYGFRKSRP; translated from the coding sequence ATGGCACAGGCAGGGGATGCACTGGAGATCACAATACGGAGCTACGAAGAAAAAGATTTGGAGCACATCCAAAAGCTGAACAAAAAACAAGGATGGACAGGCCTGGTGGAGAAACATATCCAAACAAAAGAAGCATGGAAAAACTCGAACATCGCTTATGTGGCTGAATCACAAGGCCAGGAGCTCATAGCTTATATAAGAGGGGTGACCGATGGCTCTGTCAGCACATATATTTGCGAACTGCTTGTAGCTCAACCCTTTAGAGGATGCGGGGCTGGGAGAAAGCTGCTGGACTTTGTGCACGCGTTGCACCCTGATACAAGAATCGATCTTCTGGCATCCAGTTCCTCGCGCTCTTTTTACGAAGAGCATGAGTTCCGCCCTTTTTACGGCTTCAGAAAATCGCGTCCATAA
- the mqo gene encoding malate dehydrogenase (quinone) produces MSHRETDTDVILIGAGIMSATLGILLKELSPDMKINVFEKLSSPGEESSNEWNNAGTGHAALCELNYTKEKPDGTMDISKAIDVNEQFQVSAQFWSHLVKTGLLKNPEEFIRPLPHISMVQGEDNIRFLKKRFDAMAKNPLFTGMEFSDDPEVLKEWMPLIMANRKDNEPIAATKIDTGTDVNFGALTRMLFDRLVKEDVNVHYRHMVQDLKQMKDGRWLLKIKNLETGKLDVHTAKFVFIGGGGASIHLLQKSGIPESKHIGGFPVSGLFMVCNNPEVIEQHHAKVYGKAKVGAPPMSVPHLDTRFIDDKKSLLFGPFAGFTPKFLKTGSYMDLVASVKPNNVLTMLSGGAKNLSLTQYLIQQVIQSKEQRMDELREFIPNAKSEDWDLVVAGQRVQVIKDTEAGGKGTLQFGTEVVSSADGTISALLGASPGASTAVHVMLDVLARCFPEDLEKWEPQIKEMIPSYGKSLMNNEELLKHVHKYTAETLDLNKVKPADHAPEDLTPQI; encoded by the coding sequence ATGAGCCATAGAGAAACTGATACAGATGTAATCTTAATCGGTGCCGGTATTATGAGTGCGACTTTAGGGATTCTCCTGAAAGAATTATCACCGGACATGAAAATCAACGTATTCGAGAAATTGTCGAGCCCTGGCGAAGAAAGCTCGAACGAATGGAACAACGCCGGTACAGGGCACGCAGCACTTTGTGAATTGAACTACACGAAAGAAAAGCCGGATGGCACGATGGATATCAGCAAAGCCATCGACGTTAACGAACAATTCCAAGTGTCGGCGCAGTTCTGGTCCCACCTCGTGAAAACGGGCTTATTGAAGAACCCGGAAGAATTCATCCGCCCGCTTCCGCACATCAGCATGGTACAGGGCGAAGACAATATCCGCTTCCTGAAAAAACGTTTTGACGCAATGGCGAAAAATCCGCTCTTTACAGGCATGGAATTTTCCGATGACCCGGAAGTCCTGAAAGAATGGATGCCATTGATCATGGCGAACCGTAAAGACAACGAGCCGATCGCCGCGACGAAAATCGATACAGGGACAGACGTCAACTTCGGTGCCTTGACGCGCATGCTGTTCGACCGTCTCGTGAAAGAAGACGTCAATGTCCATTACCGCCACATGGTGCAGGATTTGAAGCAGATGAAAGACGGGCGCTGGTTGCTGAAGATCAAGAACCTGGAAACCGGCAAACTAGATGTCCACACAGCGAAGTTCGTCTTTATCGGCGGCGGCGGGGCAAGCATCCACTTGCTCCAGAAATCCGGCATCCCGGAATCGAAGCATATCGGCGGATTCCCGGTCAGCGGCCTGTTCATGGTCTGCAACAACCCGGAAGTCATCGAACAGCATCACGCGAAAGTTTACGGCAAAGCGAAAGTCGGCGCACCGCCGATGTCCGTGCCTCACTTGGACACACGCTTTATCGACGACAAGAAATCCTTGTTGTTCGGGCCATTCGCAGGCTTTACGCCGAAGTTCCTGAAAACCGGTTCGTATATGGACCTCGTGGCCTCGGTCAAGCCGAATAACGTCTTGACGATGCTATCAGGCGGGGCGAAGAATTTGTCGCTGACCCAATACCTGATCCAGCAAGTCATCCAGTCGAAAGAGCAGCGCATGGACGAGCTCCGTGAGTTCATCCCGAATGCGAAGAGCGAAGACTGGGATCTTGTGGTCGCAGGACAGCGCGTGCAAGTGATCAAAGATACCGAGGCTGGCGGCAAAGGTACGCTGCAATTCGGTACGGAAGTCGTCAGCTCGGCGGATGGTACGATCTCGGCACTTCTCGGCGCATCCCCGGGTGCCTCGACAGCGGTCCATGTCATGCTTGACGTACTTGCGCGCTGCTTCCCTGAAGACCTTGAAAAATGGGAGCCGCAAATCAAGGAAATGATCCCATCCTACGGAAAATCCTTGATGAACAATGAAGAACTCTTGAAACATGTCCATAAATATACAGCAGAAACACTCGATTTGAATAAAGTAAAACCGGCTGACCATGCGCCGGAAGATTTAACACCGCAAATTTAA
- a CDS encoding DNA-3-methyladenine glycosylase I: MAQCAWPKDDERMQAYHDTEWCRPSRDERYLFEMLCLEGAQAGLSWQIVLSKRDSYKDAFRNFDIDYCADLTDEALAGIKENYGVIKHGGKLESVRTNARAVKAIQSEFTGFADYLWSFTGGKAVINEWQSDEQVPAQSELSVKLSKDLKKRGFKFVGPVTAYSFLQAVGMVDDHLITCPCHTGNRK; encoded by the coding sequence ATGGCACAATGCGCATGGCCGAAAGACGATGAACGAATGCAGGCATACCACGATACCGAGTGGTGTCGCCCGAGCCGCGACGAACGTTATTTATTTGAAATGCTGTGCTTAGAAGGCGCCCAGGCAGGCTTGTCCTGGCAAATCGTGCTGTCAAAACGCGACAGCTACAAAGATGCTTTCCGCAATTTCGATATCGATTATTGCGCGGATTTGACGGATGAAGCACTCGCAGGCATCAAGGAAAACTACGGCGTGATCAAACATGGGGGCAAGCTCGAATCGGTCCGCACGAATGCCCGGGCGGTAAAAGCCATCCAATCCGAATTTACGGGTTTTGCCGATTATCTCTGGAGTTTCACGGGGGGAAAAGCGGTAATCAATGAATGGCAATCAGATGAGCAGGTCCCAGCCCAATCGGAGCTGTCTGTAAAGCTCAGCAAGGATTTGAAAAAACGCGGCTTTAAATTCGTCGGCCCCGTCACGGCGTATTCATTCCTTCAGGCAGTGGGCATGGTTGACGATCATCTGATCACCTGCCCATGCCACACGGGGAACCGAAAATAA
- a CDS encoding SDR family NAD(P)-dependent oxidoreductase, which translates to MGKLQGKTAVITGGASGIGAATAQLFAKEGAKLVLVDLNEEKGQAFASELPDALFIKADITDEAQVQNVYAQATEKYGQIDIVFNNAGIGKVTPTHELSYDEWRKTVNVDLDGVFLVAREAIRAFQKNGGGVIVNTASMYGWVGSPGSAAYNAAKGGVVNLTRSLGLEYADQNIRVNALCPGFIDTPIIPEESKDILKEMTPMKRLGQSEEMAKAVLFLASDDSSFMTGSSLVVDGGYTAQ; encoded by the coding sequence TTGGGTAAATTGCAAGGAAAGACAGCGGTCATCACAGGCGGGGCTTCAGGAATCGGTGCAGCCACCGCACAGCTTTTCGCGAAAGAAGGCGCTAAACTGGTGCTGGTCGACTTGAATGAAGAAAAAGGCCAGGCGTTTGCATCCGAACTGCCGGACGCCTTGTTCATCAAAGCGGATATCACCGATGAAGCACAGGTCCAAAACGTTTATGCGCAAGCTACGGAAAAATACGGGCAAATCGACATCGTTTTCAATAACGCCGGCATCGGCAAAGTAACGCCGACCCACGAACTGTCTTACGACGAATGGCGCAAGACCGTCAACGTCGACTTGGACGGCGTGTTCCTCGTCGCACGTGAAGCGATCCGCGCCTTCCAAAAAAATGGCGGCGGCGTCATCGTCAATACCGCTTCGATGTATGGCTGGGTCGGCTCTCCAGGGTCCGCTGCCTATAACGCAGCGAAAGGCGGGGTTGTCAATTTGACGCGTTCGCTCGGGCTGGAATACGCCGACCAGAACATTCGCGTCAATGCACTTTGCCCAGGGTTCATCGATACGCCGATCATTCCCGAAGAAAGCAAGGACATCCTGAAGGAAATGACACCGATGAAACGGCTCGGCCAATCCGAGGAAATGGCGAAAGCCGTGCTGTTCCTCGCATCGGATGACTCCAGTTTCATGACCGGCTCAAGCCTCGTCGTCGATGGCGGCTATACCGCACAATGA
- a CDS encoding iron-hydroxamate ABC transporter substrate-binding protein produces the protein MKKSGLLFVLLLLLAVLAACGSAESAEDTGAAEPEQDAAAETFTYESETGAVEVPTDPQRIIALTNGPNVLALEGNIVGIDEWTNANPLFEDMLSGVEIVTEDNLEKIIELDPDLIIAGTHMKNLDKMSEIAPTVAFTWGKLDYLKQQVEIGKLLNKEQEATDWVADFQSRAQAAGEEIRANIGEDSTVSVIETGNKEFYVFGDNYARGTEILYQEMGLNMPEKVEELALEAGVHTFSLEVLPEFAGDYVVLSKNPDVDNSFMETEVWNNVPAVSEERVIEINTKASTYSDPITLDYLLGIFEEGFLAGN, from the coding sequence TTGAAGAAATCAGGATTATTGTTCGTGCTTTTACTGTTATTGGCTGTACTCGCTGCTTGTGGCTCTGCTGAATCAGCTGAAGACACAGGCGCTGCAGAACCGGAACAAGACGCAGCAGCAGAAACATTTACATACGAATCGGAAACAGGTGCTGTCGAAGTGCCGACAGACCCGCAGCGCATCATTGCTTTGACGAACGGGCCGAATGTCTTGGCGCTTGAAGGCAATATCGTCGGCATCGACGAATGGACCAATGCCAACCCGCTGTTTGAAGATATGCTGTCCGGCGTCGAAATCGTCACGGAAGACAATCTGGAGAAAATCATCGAATTGGATCCGGACCTCATCATTGCGGGCACCCACATGAAAAACCTCGACAAGATGAGCGAAATCGCACCGACCGTCGCCTTCACGTGGGGCAAGCTCGACTATTTGAAGCAGCAAGTCGAAATCGGCAAATTGCTCAATAAAGAACAGGAAGCGACGGATTGGGTCGCTGATTTCCAAAGCCGCGCACAAGCTGCCGGGGAAGAAATCCGCGCCAACATCGGTGAAGACTCGACTGTTTCTGTCATCGAAACCGGCAATAAGGAATTCTATGTATTCGGTGATAATTATGCACGCGGCACCGAAATCCTCTATCAGGAAATGGGCTTGAATATGCCTGAAAAAGTCGAGGAACTGGCACTTGAAGCGGGCGTGCACACCTTCTCGCTCGAGGTATTGCCTGAATTTGCAGGGGATTACGTCGTCCTCAGCAAAAACCCGGATGTCGACAACTCTTTCATGGAAACCGAAGTCTGGAACAATGTCCCGGCCGTAAGCGAAGAGCGCGTCATTGAAATCAATACGAAAGCTTCGACGTATAGCGATCCCATCACTCTTGACTATTTGCTCGGCATCTTTGAAGAAGGCTTCCTTGCCGGAAATTAG
- a CDS encoding Fe3+ hydroxamate ABC transporter substrate-binding protein, whose translation MLNKAPECQVCGKEIEGDEVVHIQMRYPKRKGFAEVKAYLKLEGKFTCDVCAKSKT comes from the coding sequence ATGTTGAATAAAGCACCGGAATGCCAAGTATGCGGTAAGGAAATCGAAGGTGATGAAGTAGTACATATCCAAATGCGCTACCCGAAACGTAAAGGGTTCGCGGAGGTCAAAGCGTATTTAAAACTGGAGGGCAAGTTTACGTGTGATGTGTGCGCTAAAAGCAAAACATAA
- a CDS encoding M42 family metallopeptidase — MYKVLKELCGLVGPSGFEQDVQRYIKNEIEGKVASCEVDPLGNIIATIPATDASLPSILLAAHSDEIGFIVKKVEPNGTLRFEQLGGFDNRTLLAQPVTIKGNHGYIQGVIGTLAVHYVKWDDPKRIASHRDLYIDIGAASPEEVAQMGVRVGQPVSYGSELKLIGDAKQNRVVGKALDDRAGCAVLLELIEQFHQQDGLAHGDIHFAFTVQEEVGLRGASVLSANLQPDFALAIDTTPTSDTNDVLMTGTRKLGAGPCIKITDKSLISHPLVTGLLEKVATEQAIPYQQEIFMGIGTDAGAIHMTHKGVSSGVISIPSRYTHTPIEIVDLEDLDHTVDLMKHFILSSNELNGKSFLDT; from the coding sequence TTGTATAAAGTATTGAAGGAGTTATGTGGATTGGTGGGGCCAAGCGGCTTCGAACAAGATGTACAACGCTATATAAAGAATGAAATAGAAGGGAAAGTGGCATCTTGCGAAGTGGATCCGCTCGGCAACATCATCGCGACGATTCCCGCAACGGATGCTTCCTTGCCGTCGATTCTGCTTGCTGCGCATTCAGATGAAATCGGCTTTATAGTGAAAAAGGTCGAACCGAATGGCACGCTGCGCTTTGAACAGCTCGGCGGTTTCGACAACCGCACCTTGCTGGCCCAGCCGGTAACGATCAAAGGCAATCACGGTTATATTCAAGGCGTGATCGGAACGCTCGCTGTCCATTACGTGAAATGGGACGACCCGAAGCGCATCGCTTCGCACCGGGATTTGTATATCGATATCGGGGCGGCTTCGCCTGAAGAAGTCGCGCAAATGGGCGTCCGGGTCGGCCAGCCGGTCAGCTACGGCAGCGAATTGAAGCTGATCGGCGATGCCAAGCAAAACCGCGTCGTCGGAAAAGCCCTGGATGACCGGGCAGGCTGTGCCGTCTTATTGGAGTTGATCGAGCAATTTCATCAACAAGACGGTTTGGCGCATGGCGATATCCATTTCGCATTCACTGTGCAGGAAGAAGTCGGGCTTCGCGGCGCTTCCGTCTTGAGCGCGAATTTGCAGCCGGATTTCGCCTTGGCGATCGATACGACACCGACCAGCGACACGAACGATGTCCTCATGACCGGCACCCGGAAACTGGGCGCTGGGCCGTGCATCAAGATTACGGATAAATCCTTGATCTCGCATCCTTTGGTGACGGGGCTATTGGAGAAAGTGGCCACCGAGCAAGCGATTCCGTATCAACAGGAAATCTTTATGGGCATCGGCACAGATGCAGGAGCGATCCATATGACCCATAAAGGCGTCTCGTCCGGCGTCATCTCGATTCCGTCCCGTTATACGCACACGCCGATCGAAATCGTTGATCTGGAGGATTTGGATCACACCGTCGACTTGATGAAACATTTTATTTTGTCGTCGAATGAATTAAACGGAAAAAGCTTCTTGGATACTTAA